AAAAAGATTTTGCTACAAATCTAATTTCTGGTCCTTACAGTGATACAGGGCTTGCTAAAGCATTTAGAAGAGCGATGAACTCCTCAAGAGAATCGGTTGTTTTCTCGGATTTTCAACCTTATGAACCAAGCTATAACCAGCCTGCAGCTTTTATAGCTGCTCCGGTCTACTTTAGAGGAAAAAAGATTGGAGCTCTCATATTTCAGCTTCCAATAGACAAGATAGATTCAATTGTTAACTTCAACTACCGTTTCAAGGAAGCGGGACTTGGAAAGACTGGAGAGGTTTACTTAGTAGGAAGGGATTATACTCTGAAGAACAATATAAGGTTTCTTGAAAAAATTGAAGATCCAGTTGTTAGATCTGCAGGGACAACTATTGGAATTTTAAAAGCTGAGAATTTGGCTGTAAAGAGAGCTCTAAATGGAGAGAAGGGGACAGTCATAACGAAAAACTTCTTTGGAAAAGAAGTTTTAACTTCTTATGCTCCTATAAACATTTTTGGAAACAAGTGGGCTATTGTTGCGGAAATAGAGAAGGATGAAATACTTTCTGGGATCTTCTCATTTAGTGAAAATAAGATCCTCCTATTTACTCTTGGCTTTTTGTTTTTGATGGTTATAGCTTTCCTACTGTTTGTAAGGAGGGACATAGTAGCTCCTCTTAATAAGCTTATCCTTATGGCTAAGGATCTATCTGAGGGAGAGGGAGATTTAACAAGGAAACTTAATATAGATAGGCAAGATGAAATAGGAATAGCTGCTAAATACTTCAATGCTTTTATAGATAAGGTACGGACTTTAATAGAAAGGGCAAAGCTTTCTGCTAGGAGAAATGTTGAGATAGCAACGGTACTTAAGAACAATGCTGAGAATGTAAAGCAGAGGATAGTAGAAGAAAAGGAGTCTATAAAAAGAGCTACAGAAATTGCTGAATCTATTACGGAACCAATTAAAGAGTTTAAAGAGTTAATTTCTAGGTCTGAGAAGGATGTTGAAGAAGCAAGTAAAAAACTAACTATTACTAAAAAGAGCATAGAACAGCTTCAGAGAACCATAGAAAAGACAGGAAAGGAGAGTCGGATTTCTCTAGAGGAACTTAGAAAACTTAATAAAGAAACGGAAAACATTAGAAACATTATTGAGATCATTAAAGATGTTACTGATAAAACGAACCTTCTTGCTTTGAATGCTGCAATTGAGGCTGCAAGAGCTGGAGAAGCTGGACGTGGCTTTGCTGTTGTTGCTGATGAAATAAGGAAACTTGCAGAACAAATTCAAAAGAATACAGTGAACATTAACAATATCCTAAATGGAATTATTCAATCAATTTCCTCAACTACTGAGAAAATAAGTAAGAGTAATTCAGAAAATATGACCTTCTTAAGAAAGATTTCAAACGAAGTTATCGGTAAGATGGAAGAAGTTATAAATGTCATGGNNNNNNNNNNGCAAAAAACAAGAACGGTTTCCAAAACAGTCAACGGGACTTCCGAAGCCCTTGTTAGCAAAGTAGAGATGCTAATAGCGGATATTAGAGAGATTGATAATATCTCTGAGGATAACTCTAAGAGTATCGAAGAAATCTTGATGAAGATAAGGGAACTCTATAAAGAAATAGACGAACTAAATAAGATAATTTCTACCTTTAAGACTTAAAGGAGTAGATAGTGAAAATAACGATTACTGGTACACCCGGCGTTGGAAAGACAACGGTGGCCGAAGCTCTAGCTCAGAAAATTCAACTTCCCCTTTACAACCTTTCTGAACTTGTAAAGGAAAAAGGGTTTTTCACAGAAAAAGACGAGAAGAGAGGATCTTTTGTTGTTGATGAAAAAAAACTTTTGGATTTTTTCAAAGATAAAGACTCTTTCATTGCAGAAGGATTAATAGCCCATTAT
This window of the Desulfurobacteriaceae bacterium genome carries:
- a CDS encoding methyl-accepting chemotaxis protein; the encoded protein is MVKMFKSMSLGKKITLAGLMGIFVLTVILGFSSFKTSKENLIDETFYRLTVVREAKSQHIEDYFSYMESLLSSIANSNLAKESLREFKDAFYRLSQELAVDMDRVKEALKREYQSNYLNMVNYSIPGSKPKRDLEFYLPRNPNGLIAQFIFIVDNPYPVGKKNNLDYNAKYDCSYMRVHKRFHKDFNYLLSKFGLYDIFLVDRNGTVVYTTFKEKDFATNLISGPYSDTGLAKAFRRAMNSSRESVVFSDFQPYEPSYNQPAAFIAAPVYFRGKKIGALIFQLPIDKIDSIVNFNYRFKEAGLGKTGEVYLVGRDYTLKNNIRFLEKIEDPVVRSAGTTIGILKAENLAVKRALNGEKGTVITKNFFGKEVLTSYAPINIFGNKWAIVAEIEKDEILSGIFSFSENKILLFTLGFLFLMVIAFLLFVRRDIVAPLNKLILMAKDLSEGEGDLTRKLNIDRQDEIGIAAKYFNAFIDKVRTLIERAKLSARRNVEIATVLKNNAENVKQRIVEEKESIKRATEIAESITEPIKEFKELISRSEKDVEEASKKLTITKKSIEQLQRTIEKTGKESRISLEELRKLNKETENIRNIIEIIKDVTDKTNLLALNAAIEAARAGEAGRGFAVVADEIRKLAEQIQKNTVNINNILNGIIQSISSTTEKISKSNSENMTFLRKISNEVIGKMEEVINVM